GCGGACCGGGTCCTGACGGCCAGCACGGCCGGCGCGGTCACCGAACACGACCTGCGAACCGGTCTCAGCGAGTTGTTGGTCGCTTCCGGCGCTGGGCTTCCGTCGGCTGCTTCGGGCTCTGGGCTTCCGTCGGCTGCTTCCGGCTCGGGCCTTTCGTCGTCCGCTTCCGGCGCTGGCCTTTCGTCGTCCGCTTCTGGCTCTCGGCTCCCGTCGGCTGCTTCCGGCTCGGGGCTTTCGTCGGCCGATTTCGGCGGGTCCGGCGTTTCGGCGGCTCCGGAGCCGCATCGCTCCTCTCGGGACGACGTGCTGGTCACCGCGATGGCGGTCGACCCGGCAGGTGAGTGGGTGGCACTGGGTCAGGCGGACGGGGAGATCCGGGTGCACGAGCTGCGCGGTGACAGCGAGCCGGTGGTGCTGCGCGGACATCAGGGTTGGGTGAGCGCGCTGGTCGTCTCCGGCGACCGGATCATCTCGGGTGGTGAGGACGGCACAGTCCGGGTCTGGGACCGCTACGGGCCGGAGATCGCCATGGTGCGCGCCCACGCCAGCTGGGTGACCTCGTCCGTGCTCGCCCCGGACCGGCGTACCCTGATCACCACCGGCAGCGACGCGACGATCCGGGTCTGGGATCTTCCCCGGCTGGTGCAGGAAACCGTGGCCGGACCGATCGACTGGGTGAACACCTGCGCACTGGACCCGTCCGGCACCGGCCTGGCCACCGGCGGCCGCGACGGCGTGGTCCGCCTGTGGCACCCCACCGACGCCACCAGCATTCCGCTGTGGTCCGCCAACGAGCCGGTGATCCGCTGCGCCTTCACCCCCGACGGCAACTGGATCGTCGCGGTCTGCGCCAGCCAGACGGCGATCCTCCGCGGCCCGGCCCCCGCACCCTCCCGCCGGCCCGCATCCTCCGCGGCGGCTCCTCTGTCCGACCGCCCTGCTGCCGCTTCCCAACCCGAAACCGGCGCGCCCGTCCCTCCGCCCAGAACCCGACCCGATACTTCGGCGCCTGTCCCTTCTTCCGGGTTCCGAGCTGATACTTCGGCGGCTGTCCCTCCTACTGGGTTCCGAGCTGACACCTCCGCGTCTGTCCCTTCGCCCGGGTTTCGAGCTGACACCTCCGCGGCCGTCTCTTCGCCCGGGTTCCGAGCTGACACCTCCGCGGCTGTCCCTCCTTCCGGATCCCGAGCCGATACCTCCGCGGCCGCTTCCGCGTTCGGATCTTCCGCGGCCGCCCCTCGGTCCGGTGGCGAAGTGTGGCAGGGAGCCACTGGCTGTGCCGTCGCGCCCGACCAGGACCTCGTCGCGCTGTGGGACGCGGGCGGAGGCTTGGAGATCCGGTCGGTCGCCGGTACCGCGTTCTTCCGCCGCGAGCACGGCCGCGCGATCCAGTCCGCCGCCTTCCTGCCCCGGCACCGCCTCATCGTCGCCGACGAGTCCGGAACCCTCACGGTCTGGCACTACCGCAGCGACCGAACCCGGTCCGTCCCGCTCCATCCCTCTCCCTCCGTCAGCACAGCCGACCCCCGAGTCCGCGCCATCCAGCTGATCGCGAACCGGATCGTGGTCGTCCACGCCCTCGGCGTCGCCGCCTTCGAAGCCCGAAGCCTCCACCCGATCACCGCGGCCGAGTTCGCCGGCGACCCGGTGACCCATGGCGCGATCTCACCGGACGGCCGCTGGCTGGCCACCACCTCGGACGCCGGCGAACTGCTGATCTGGCCCTCACCCGCATCCCCGGCCGCCCCCGAGCCGATCGCCGCGATGCGAGTGGACGGCGCCCTGTTCGAGTGCGCGTGGGCCCCGGACAGCCGGGACCTTTACGCCGTCGGCCAACGCGGCGTCTACGCCTTCACCTTCCGCCCGCCCCGAACAACCCCGCAGCCGTCCACTCCGCCTCGGAAGCGCCGGGGTCGCCGGTAAGGCCGGAAGGCGACCCGAGCACCGGACTCGGATCGCCGCCTGCCGAGGCCGACGCTGGCGGGGCGTACCGGAAAGCCGTGGCGTACCGGAAAGCCGTGGCGTACCGGAAAGCCGTGGCGTACCGGAAATCCGAGACGACCCGGACCGGCCTCGGTCCGGACCGGTGCCGCATCGCCGGGGATGCCGGGGTCAGGGGCGGGTCAGCTCGGTGAGGGCGGCGTCGAAGATCTCGTGGTGGCGGGCGACGTCGTCCAGCGTGGTCTCCGGGCACATCAGCGCCATGTTGTGGAACGGGGTCAGCAGCACCCCGCGATTGGCCAGGTAGACGTGCAGGAAGTCCTCCAGTTCAGCGTCGGCGCCGGCGGCTGACTCGGTGCCGTTGCGGGGCGCGGGGTCGGCGAACCGGTACTCCACCCGGGCGCCGAGACGACTCACGGACCAGGGCAGATCGTGTGCGGTCAGAATCTTCTGAAGGCCGTCGGCGAACGCCGTCGCAGTCGAGATCATCGTGGCGAACGCGCCCTCGGTGAGCACCTCCTCCAGCGTCGCGCGGGTCGCGGCCATCGACACCGGGTTGCCGGCGAGCGTGCCGCCCACCCCGCCCATGTCGACCAGATCGAGATCGCCGCGCCCGGTCAGCGCGTCGGCCAGCTCAGCGGACAGGCCGTAGGCACCCACCGGGACCCCGCCGCCGATGGCCTTGCCGATGGTCAGCACGTCCGGCCGCAGATCCCAGAACCGCGTGGCGCCACCCGGGCCGGCCGAGAACGTGTGCGTCTCATCGTTGATCAGATAGGTGCCGTATTTCCTGGTCAGCTCGCGGACACCGGCCAGATAGCCCGGCTCGGGCAGGACGATGCCGATGTTGGTCAGCGCGGGCTCCATCAGCACCGCCGCCACGTCGCCGTGCGCCAGCTCGCGCTCCAGCCCGGCCAGATCGTTGAACTCGGCGACCCTGCTGGTAGCGGTCACGTCAACGGGTGCGCCGACGTTTCCCTCCCGGCTGCGACCGTGCCCGTCCGGCCCGACCACGATCAGCGACTCGTCCACCGAGCCGTGGTAGCAGTAGCTGTTGACCAGGATCTTCGGCCGGCCGGTGACGGCACGCAGCAGGCGGATCGCCCACCGGTTCGCGTCGGTGGCGGTCAGCGCGAAACTCCAGAACGGCAATCCGAATCGGGCAGCCAGCTCGGCGCCGACCACCGCGGCGTCCTCGGTCGGCAACATCGTGGCGGCTCCGCCCAGCTCACCGAGTCGTCTGGTAACCGCAGCGACCACCGGCGCCGGTGAATGGCCGGCCATGGCGCCGGTGTCACCGAGGCAGAAATCGACGAACTCGTTGCCGTCGATATCGGTCAGCCGGTTGCCGCGGGCGGTCTTCAGATAGACCGGGAAGCCGGCCGCGGTCTTGTTCATCCACGTCATCGGAACGCGCCCGAAGAGATGGTCGGCGCGGCGGTAGGCGGCGGCGGACCGTGGATGCCGCTCCGCGAAAGCGGCGCGCTCGCGGTCCGTCAACTGCTGGAGAATGATGCGGTCAACCCCGGAATCCGTTGCCATGGGGCGAAGCTATCAGGGAATCCTTGGCGGTCCATCAGTCCACGGGCTGAATCCGAATTCATCCCGTGGTCTGATGTCGGCCGCCACGCCGTAGTGGTCGGATAGATACACGCGCCGCCCGCCGGGCAGGGTCACTTCGTCACACAGGACCAGATCGGCGTGCGCCGTGATGCCACCGCGGACCAGGAGGTGATCGAATGCGGGCGGATGAGGCCACTGCGGAGTGGGGCGATAGGTCGGCCGCCGGTCGCCGGCCATCGCGTCGGCGAGCCCGGCAGCGGTCCGGAAATCCGCGAGGGCTGACGCGTCCCGGGGCAGGTTCAGGTCACCGGTCACCACGAGCGGCCGATCCTTGTCGATGCCGGCCAGCAGCCGTGCCAGCACGTCGAGTTCAGCCCGCTCCACGAGGGCGTAACGGTTGTCCGGCGACCAGTCGTCGTCCCGGTTCGCCGACAGGTGCGTGTTGACGATGACCAGCTCATCGATCTCCGCGACCAGCGCGCCCTTGCGCATCAGGAACTCCGGCCGCACCGGCCCGGTCATCGGGAACCTGACGAACCGCCAGCGCTTGATCGGCCGGCGAGAGAGAAGGACCAACCCCCCTTTGAGTACGACGGAGCCCGCGCACGCCGAGTGGGCGAATCCTCGTCGCAGCAGGTTCGCATGCGAGCGGTACATGACTTCCTGCAGGCACACGACGTCGAAATCGGACTCCCGCAGGATCTCGGCGAGCGCCCGCAGCCGAGCCCGCACGTCACCCCTGATCAGCGCGTTGAAGGTCAGCAAGCGCACGTCGTCCTCCGATCGTCGCCGCGGGCGGCCTTCGGTGATCCCGGTCCGGCAGACTACCGCGACCGTCGCTACCCGGGTCGCCGCATCCGCCGGCCGGAGGTCGTCAGTCCTCGGCCGCCTTCAGCACGGTGACCGCGCCGTCGCGGCCGGCCGTGACGTAAAGCTTGCGGCCGTCCGGGGAGAGTGCGATCACCCGGGGGCTGTCGCCGACCTTGATCGTGGCGCTGACCTGCTTGTCCTCCAGGTTCAGCACCGAGACGGTGTCCGAGCCCTCGTTCACCACGTAGGCGTGCACGCCGTCCCCCGACACCAGCACGGCCTGCGGCAGCTTTCCGACCGTGTACCGCTTGATCAGTCTCAGCGTCGTGGTGTCGTAGGACTCCACCGTGTTCACGTCGTAGTTGGTGACCAGCACCGTCTTGCCGTCCGGGGTGACCGCCACGCTGTGCGGCGACCGGCCGACAGTGACGTTGTTCAGCACCCGCCCGGTCCTGGCGTCGATCACCGACATGCGGCTGGACTCGTGGTCCGAGGTGAAGGCCCGCGTGCCGTCCGGCAGGAAGTCCACCCAGTGCGGGTTCGGCGGCACGCTGATCTGCTGCACCCTGTCCAGCGTGGTGCCGTCGTAGATCTCCACCCGTGCGCCGTTGTGGATCGGCAGCCAGACCCGGCCGTCCGCCCCGACCGCCGGTTCGAACGGCCGCGGCCCGGTCTTCACCGACTTGATCAGGCTTCGCTTGGCGGTGTCGATGACGGCCAGCGCGTTCGCGCTGAAGTCGTTCTCGAACATCGACACGTAAAGCTTCGAGCCGTCCCTGGACAGCGCCAGGAACCGTGGCGTGTTCGGCACCGCGACCGAGGCGACCTTCTTGTCGCCCGCCCCGACGAAGAACACCTCCTTCGCACCCTGGTCGGCGACATAGACGAGGCGGTTGTCCGGCGAGACGACCACGCCTTCCGGCTCCCGCCCGGTCCCGTTGATGGTGTCGACGACGACCGGGACGGCCAGGCTCACCGGCGCCTTCTCGGTAGGCTCGGCGGGCTGGGTGGCCGCCGCGGACTGGCCGCCGCCGGGCTGCTGTTGCTGCTGGGTCGCGGTGGGCTGGGCGGTCGGTTCGCTCTTACGACCGGACACGTAGCGGATGCCGAGGTACGCGCCCGCCGCCAGCAGCAGCGAGAGGAGCAGCACGCCTACGACTCGCAGGTGCCGCCGGGACGATGGGGCACCTCCGGCGGGAGGTGCGCCGACGCCGTTCGGGGGTATCGGCCCGTCGCCGGGCTGCTGCCAGCTGGGCGAGTTCGGCCAGCCGGCGGGGGAGGTGGGCCAGGCGGGGTTCGTTCCCTGCTGCCAGCCGTTCCCGTCGGGCGTCCCGCCACCCCAGCCACCGGCAGCCGTGCCCTGCTGCCCGGCGGCGTTCACGCCCGGTTGTTGCCCCTGCCAGCCGGCCGGGCCGCCGGGAGCGCCCGGCGCACCGGCCAGCCCGCCGCTACGCGTCCAGTCGTCCGGGCCGTCCCAGCTCACCCGGCCGGACGGCGATCCGGCGATGCTGCCACCGGCTCCAGCTCCCGCGCCGCCTGGTCCGGTCGCGCCGCCGAACTGGCCGCCTGCTGCCGTCGCGCCGCCGAACTGGGCGCCTGGTGCGGTTGTGCCGTCGAAGCGGCCGCCTGGTGCCATGGTGCCGCCGAACTGGGCGCCTGGTGCCGCAGTGCCACCGGGTGCCGGCGTACCGGCCGGGCCGTGTTGTTCGGTGGGATCGTTTGCTCCCGGCCACCCGCTGCTCGCCGCCATCCCGGCGACTGTTGTCTCATCGGCCGCCGACTGCGGGCCGGCTCCGGCTGGTCCGGTCTCGCTCGGTCCGTGGGCGTCGGGGCGTGGCCAGCCGCCGGCCGCAGCCGCTGCGGAGCCCGCTTCCCACGGGAGTCGGGGCTGTCCTCCGCTCCGGTTCTGGCCGGCGGGCCAGCGGTCTCCGGGATCCGCGGCATTGATGTTGCCCGCAGCGCCCGAGTCGCTGGCGGCGGCAGGCATCGGCCATCCGGCGCCGGGCTGAGTCTGCTCGGTGGGGCTGTCGTCAGCGCGATCGCCGGGCCACGGACCGGCCGGAGTGCCCATGCCAGCCGGGGTCCCGGTGTCCGGCGGAGTTCCCGTGACCGGCGGTGCACCCGCGGGACTGCTGGGCGGCCAGCTTCCGGTCGGGCCGGGCGTGACCGGCTCCGTTTGCTGCCCCCACGATGGTTGCAGTATTTCGGGTTGCCGCTGCGGAGCCTCGGGCTGGCCCGGCACCGTCTCCGGCTCGAAGCGGGCCGCCCTCGGCTCCGCAGCGTTAGGAGTGACGCGGTCGTCCTCACTGCCGTGCCTATCGGGCGACGCTTGCGCGGCGAGCCAACTGCCCACGAACCCACCAGCTGCGGCATTTCCCACGGGGCTGGACTCTGCGGCGTTTCCCGGATGGTCGGGTGTTGCGGCGCCTCCCGGGCGGTCGGGTGTTGCGGCGTCGCCCGCGCGGGCGGGTTCTGCGGCGATTCCGGCCTGGGTGGGTTCTGCGCTGTTCCCGGCGTTGGCGGGCTCTGTGGCGCGGTTCTCTTCCGGCCTGTTGTTGTCCGTGCGCGAGTCGTCGCTGGGCGACCTGCTGTCGCTGGTGTGGGCGGCGTCGCCTTCGGGTTCATGAATCGGGGAGATGCCGGCGAGGCTGCCAGCGGCAGGCGGGTCACCAGGGCGGGTGCGCTGGTCGTCCGCATCTTCGGCGGGACTGGCCTGCCATGCCACGGTGTCGCCGCCGGAGTCCATCGGCACCGAGTCCCACCGCTCGGGTGCCGTCGTTTCGTCCGGATAGGCGACGACAGAGGGGGAGTCCGGCAGTGCTCCGGAAGCCTGCGAACCCTCGGCAGCACTCACCTGCCAGGCTTGCGTCGAGTTGCCGGTGCCCGCTGGCAACGCGTCGGCTTCCTTGTCACCGACCGGTCGTGGCTGCTCTCGCTCATCGCCGGCCGGTTGCCGTTCGTCGTGCCCGGCTCCGGGGTGTTGCCATTCAGCTTGGTCGGCCTCGGCCGGTCGCTGCGGGTCCGGTTCGGCGGCGGTCGTTGGCATCGCAGGGGCGCTGGGCCACGGCTCGGAGCTTTCCACGCTGATGGTGGGTTCGGCCGGCGACCCGGGCCAGATGTCCGCCGGCGAAGTCACTGCGGCCGACTCCGCTGGACTGACCGACGGCTCGGTACTCGTGGTGTCCGCCCCCGGCTCGCTCGCCGGCGAGGCTCCTGTTTCGCTCGGCAGATGTGGGACCGGCTCGCCGGGAACCGCTTGGTCGGACTCCTCCACGGCCACCGGGATGGGTGGGGTCGGTGGAGATTCGTCCAGTTCGTTTCGGCTGGTTTCGTCCGGCGCCTGGGTATCGGCGCTGGTGGCGCCATCCCAGGCGGGCACCGCCGGCTCGCGGTCGGCCTCGGGTTCGGCCTGAGGCGATTCGTCGGGCCACAGACCGCTCGGCTGGGTGGGCGGCAGCGCGGTGCCACCGGCGGAGGGGTTCGCCTGCCGAGGGATCGGGTTGATCGGCTCGGTCTGCTGGTGGTCGGCCGGTTCGGCAGGGATGCCGGAGACCGGCTGGGTGCGGTCCAAGTCAACAGTGGCGTCGCCCGAGTCGACGTCGCGCTGAGTGGGAGGCTCGCCGGATGGCCATGCCGGAGTGGGTGTCGGGTTCCGTCCGGAGCGTTGATCGGCTTCGGGGGGCTGGGCCCACCAGGTGCCGCTCGGCCGGGCGGTTTCCTCGGTGGCCCTGGCGGACCAACTGTTCGAAGCCGCGGCGGGGCGCTGGGGACGGCCCGACCACGGACCGCGAGAGGTCGACCTCGGATCCGCCTCGGCGTCCCGCTGGGGTGCGTCGCCCTGCACCGGCGCGACCGGTCGTGCGTCGCCCTGTACCGGGACGGCCGGTCGTGCGTCGGGTTGCGCCGGGGCAGCGGGTCGTGCGTCGGGTTGCGCCGGGGCAGCGGGTCGTGTGTCGGGTTGCGCCGGGGCAGCGGGTCGTGTGTCGGGCTGGGCCGGGGCAGCGGGTCGTGTGTCGGGCTGGGCCGGGGCAGCGGGTCGTGTGTCGGGCTGGGCCGGGGCAGCGGGTCGTGTGTCCTGATCGGCCGGGGTGGCCTGGACCGGCGGGATGAAGAGCTGGCCGGGCGGCGACGAGACCTGGTAAGGCGCGGGGGAGACCTGGTAAGGCGTGGGCGAGGCCGGATAGGGCAGAGGTGCCTGACCAGGCACGTTAGCGGGATGACCGGCGGACCGGCCGCTCGCATCCCAGGGTGCCGGTGGGTGCTGACCGGCAGCAGCCGCCCACGGATCCACCGGCTGGCCCGAAGTGGCCTGATGGAAGGAGGACGGAGCACCGGAGGAGGGAGCGCTCGAGGTCGGTGCGTCCGGCCACGGATCGACGGGAGTGCTCAGCGCCGGATGCCGGGGCGCTCCGGAAGTGGGCTGGTCCGGCGGCCCGGAGACCGGGCGCTGGATGCCGTTGTACCACTGCGGAGGCGGAGGTGGGAGAACGCGATGCGTGGACTGCTGAGGGGGCTGAGTCGCC
This window of the Actinoplanes oblitus genome carries:
- a CDS encoding transaminase, whose translation is MATDSGVDRIILQQLTDRERAAFAERHPRSAAAYRRADHLFGRVPMTWMNKTAAGFPVYLKTARGNRLTDIDGNEFVDFCLGDTGAMAGHSPAPVVAAVTRRLGELGGAATMLPTEDAAVVGAELAARFGLPFWSFALTATDANRWAIRLLRAVTGRPKILVNSYCYHGSVDESLIVVGPDGHGRSREGNVGAPVDVTATSRVAEFNDLAGLERELAHGDVAAVLMEPALTNIGIVLPEPGYLAGVRELTRKYGTYLINDETHTFSAGPGGATRFWDLRPDVLTIGKAIGGGVPVGAYGLSAELADALTGRGDLDLVDMGGVGGTLAGNPVSMAATRATLEEVLTEGAFATMISTATAFADGLQKILTAHDLPWSVSRLGARVEYRFADPAPRNGTESAAGADAELEDFLHVYLANRGVLLTPFHNMALMCPETTLDDVARHHEIFDAALTELTRP
- a CDS encoding endonuclease/exonuclease/phosphatase family protein gives rise to the protein MRLLTFNALIRGDVRARLRALAEILRESDFDVVCLQEVMYRSHANLLRRGFAHSACAGSVVLKGGLVLLSRRPIKRWRFVRFPMTGPVRPEFLMRKGALVAEIDELVIVNTHLSANRDDDWSPDNRYALVERAELDVLARLLAGIDKDRPLVVTGDLNLPRDASALADFRTAAGLADAMAGDRRPTYRPTPQWPHPPAFDHLLVRGGITAHADLVLCDEVTLPGGRRVYLSDHYGVAADIRPRDEFGFSPWTDGPPRIP
- a CDS encoding YVTN family beta-propeller repeat protein, with amino-acid sequence MVITAAARPEPPTFAGLLADAIRGGAADRDRDGYIGVDEIFDHLRERDPTVRHWVYGSGRQPWVGRVRKPGSDQMALIAELAAAAAGPDLHQAAQSRATLTRMSTGNDRVAAAASAALRRTSLRVAEGEITFGRVAPGTRQLTVRVAVSGPPLVAASTVTVSADGLHARLEGDQLRVSWFPTVGQLDAVVTIDGPAGSAQVAVRGEVSEGEESGASGPSASPQGVPGGLANGAPGVPAQGVPGVPAQGVPGVPAQGVPGVPAQGVPGVPAQGVPGVSAASLPGSDSPGASAHGFPAGPPQGDSAATQPPQQSTHRVLPPPPPQWYNGIQRPVSGPPDQPTSGAPRHPALSTPVDPWPDAPTSSAPSSGAPSSFHQATSGQPVDPWAAAAGQHPPAPWDASGRSAGHPANVPGQAPLPYPASPTPYQVSPAPYQVSSPPGQLFIPPVQATPADQDTRPAAPAQPDTRPAAPAQPDTRPAAPAQPDTRPAAPAQPDTRPAAPAQPDARPAAPAQPDARPAVPVQGDARPVAPVQGDAPQRDAEADPRSTSRGPWSGRPQRPAAASNSWSARATEETARPSGTWWAQPPEADQRSGRNPTPTPAWPSGEPPTQRDVDSGDATVDLDRTQPVSGIPAEPADHQQTEPINPIPRQANPSAGGTALPPTQPSGLWPDESPQAEPEADREPAVPAWDGATSADTQAPDETSRNELDESPPTPPIPVAVEESDQAVPGEPVPHLPSETGASPASEPGADTTSTEPSVSPAESAAVTSPADIWPGSPAEPTISVESSEPWPSAPAMPTTAAEPDPQRPAEADQAEWQHPGAGHDERQPAGDEREQPRPVGDKEADALPAGTGNSTQAWQVSAAEGSQASGALPDSPSVVAYPDETTAPERWDSVPMDSGGDTVAWQASPAEDADDQRTRPGDPPAAGSLAGISPIHEPEGDAAHTSDSRSPSDDSRTDNNRPEENRATEPANAGNSAEPTQAGIAAEPARAGDAATPDRPGGAATPDHPGNAAESSPVGNAAAGGFVGSWLAAQASPDRHGSEDDRVTPNAAEPRAARFEPETVPGQPEAPQRQPEILQPSWGQQTEPVTPGPTGSWPPSSPAGAPPVTGTPPDTGTPAGMGTPAGPWPGDRADDSPTEQTQPGAGWPMPAAASDSGAAGNINAADPGDRWPAGQNRSGGQPRLPWEAGSAAAAAGGWPRPDAHGPSETGPAGAGPQSAADETTVAGMAASSGWPGANDPTEQHGPAGTPAPGGTAAPGAQFGGTMAPGGRFDGTTAPGAQFGGATAAGGQFGGATGPGGAGAGAGGSIAGSPSGRVSWDGPDDWTRSGGLAGAPGAPGGPAGWQGQQPGVNAAGQQGTAAGGWGGGTPDGNGWQQGTNPAWPTSPAGWPNSPSWQQPGDGPIPPNGVGAPPAGGAPSSRRHLRVVGVLLLSLLLAAGAYLGIRYVSGRKSEPTAQPTATQQQQQPGGGQSAAATQPAEPTEKAPVSLAVPVVVDTINGTGREPEGVVVSPDNRLVYVADQGAKEVFFVGAGDKKVASVAVPNTPRFLALSRDGSKLYVSMFENDFSANALAVIDTAKRSLIKSVKTGPRPFEPAVGADGRVWLPIHNGARVEIYDGTTLDRVQQISVPPNPHWVDFLPDGTRAFTSDHESSRMSVIDARTGRVLNNVTVGRSPHSVAVTPDGKTVLVTNYDVNTVESYDTTTLRLIKRYTVGKLPQAVLVSGDGVHAYVVNEGSDTVSVLNLEDKQVSATIKVGDSPRVIALSPDGRKLYVTAGRDGAVTVLKAAED